TGCTGACTAACGTCGAAGATGGCACGACAATGTGGATGAGTCACGGCGACTCTGTAACAAAAATGCCACCAGGTTTTGAATTACTAGCACATACAGAAAATACTCCTTGTGCGGCAATTGCCGACCATGAGAAAAAACTTTATGGCGTACAGTTCCATCCAGAAGTAGTACATTCTCAGGGCGGCTTGGCATTAATTCGTAACTTTGTTTACCATATCTGTGACTGCGAACCTACCTGGACGACAGCTGCTTTTGTGGAAGAATCAGTCCGGGAAATTCGCGCCAGAGTTGGTGATAAGCGGGTATTGTTAGCGCTGTCTGGTGGCGTAGATTCTTCTACCTTGGCGTTTTTATTACATAAAGCCATTGGCGATCAGCTAACTTGTGTATTTATCGATCAAGGCTTTATGCGGAAGTATGAGCCAGAAAGATTGGTGAAGCTATTCCAAGAGCAGTTTCATATTCCAGTAGAGTATGTAAATGCCCGCGATCGCTTTTTAGCAACAATTGCTGGCGTTACAGATCCCGAAGAAAAACGTCGCCGCATCGGTCACGAATTCATCCGTGTATTTGAAGAAACATCCAAACGCTTAGGTCATTTTGATTATCTCGCTCAAGGTACGCTGTATCCAGACGTGATCGAATCAGCAGATACCAACGTCGATCCCCAAACTGGCGAACGAGTCGCGGTGAAAATCAAGAGTCATCACAACGTTGGTGGATTGCCCAAAGACCTACGATTTAAACTAGTTGAACCATTACGGAAACTGTTTAAAGATGAAGTCCGCAAAGTTGGACGTTCGATTGGCTTACCAGAAGAAATCGTACAACGTCAACCTTTCCCCGGCCCTGGTTTGGCGATTCGCATTCTCGGTGAAGTCACAGCAGACAGATTGAACATACTCCGCGATGCTGATTTGATTGTTCGCCAAGAAATTAACCAACGTGGCTTGTACCACGATGTTTGGCAAGCATTCGCCGTGTTGCTACCGATTCGCAGTGTAGGTGTAATGGGCGATCAACGTACCTACGCTTACCCCATTGTTTTACGGATTGTCACCAGCGAAGATGGTATGACTGCTGACTGGGCGCGCGTACCTTATGATGTGTTGGAAGTAATTTCTAACCGGATTGTCAATGAGGTGAAAGGTGTAAATCGCGTAGTTTACGATATTACCTCCAAGCCACCTGGAACGATAGAATGGGAATAGTTGTATTTTGAATGAACAATTGCGAGTTATGAGTTTGAAGTTGCAAAAACTAAAAACTCATAACTCTTTTTTATGGTTGAATTTTAGCTACATTCAGCAATGTCGATAAATGCTGCTTTCCAAAATTTTCCGCAACTGACGACTGAAAATTTAATCTTGCGGGAAACAACACTAAATGACACGCCAGCAGTTTTTCAGATTTTTGCAGATGATGCAGTAACTAAGTATCATGACGTAGAAACTGCTACCAATATAGAACAAGCTCAGTTTCTGATTCAGAGGCGTGCAGAACGCTTTCAGAATCAACAGGCTATCCGTTGGGGAATAGCGAGGAAAGAGGACAATGCGATCGTTGGTTCCTGTGGCTATAGCATAAGAAACCGCTTTCAGGCTGAAATTGGATATGAACTTGCTAGAGATTATTGGCGAAAAGGTTTGATGACAGAAGCCTTAAGCGCTATTATTCAATGGGGTTTTGAACAATTAGATTTAAATCGAATTGAAGCCTTTGTAATGCTAGAGAATAATGCTTCTATTCAATTGTTAAAAAAATTGCAATTTGTCGAAGAAGGAGTATTGAGAGAATATGGCTTTTGGAAAGGAAGATTCCACGATCTAAAGATATTCTCTTTATTAA
The genomic region above belongs to Calothrix sp. NIES-2098 and contains:
- a CDS encoding GMP synthase large subunit; this encodes MNTAVTLLTEQSPQTTDNWGQLNRQIIVILDFGSQYSELIARRIRETQVYSEVLSYRTTAEHLRQLNPKGIILSGGPSSVYGDSAPHCDPEIWNLGIPILGVCYGMQLMVNQLGGEVAKADRGEYGKASLYIDDPTDLLTNVEDGTTMWMSHGDSVTKMPPGFELLAHTENTPCAAIADHEKKLYGVQFHPEVVHSQGGLALIRNFVYHICDCEPTWTTAAFVEESVREIRARVGDKRVLLALSGGVDSSTLAFLLHKAIGDQLTCVFIDQGFMRKYEPERLVKLFQEQFHIPVEYVNARDRFLATIAGVTDPEEKRRRIGHEFIRVFEETSKRLGHFDYLAQGTLYPDVIESADTNVDPQTGERVAVKIKSHHNVGGLPKDLRFKLVEPLRKLFKDEVRKVGRSIGLPEEIVQRQPFPGPGLAIRILGEVTADRLNILRDADLIVRQEINQRGLYHDVWQAFAVLLPIRSVGVMGDQRTYAYPIVLRIVTSEDGMTADWARVPYDVLEVISNRIVNEVKGVNRVVYDITSKPPGTIEWE
- a CDS encoding GCN5-related N-acetyltransferase, producing MSINAAFQNFPQLTTENLILRETTLNDTPAVFQIFADDAVTKYHDVETATNIEQAQFLIQRRAERFQNQQAIRWGIARKEDNAIVGSCGYSIRNRFQAEIGYELARDYWRKGLMTEALSAIIQWGFEQLDLNRIEAFVMLENNASIQLLKKLQFVEEGVLREYGFWKGRFHDLKIFSLLKKDYSHLI